The following are encoded in a window of Ferribacterium limneticum genomic DNA:
- a CDS encoding c-type cytochrome — MSLLRQLIITAALAAAAQTAWADAANDEKMKKLAAHAGCFTCHTLEHKDNPDGSKPIGPAWKDVSEQYRGKPGATDFLTRVVQEGSNPYSSHWKNKVTGIAMPPNAVAISANDTRQLVSWILSLK, encoded by the coding sequence ATGTCATTACTACGTCAACTGATCATCACCGCCGCACTGGCTGCCGCTGCGCAAACGGCTTGGGCCGATGCCGCCAACGATGAAAAGATGAAAAAACTGGCGGCCCATGCCGGCTGCTTTACCTGCCACACTCTCGAACACAAGGACAATCCGGATGGCAGCAAGCCGATCGGCCCGGCCTGGAAAGATGTGTCCGAGCAATACCGGGGCAAACCCGGCGCCACCGATTTCCTGACCCGCGTCGTGCAGGAAGGCTCCAATCCCTACTCCAGCCACTGGAAAAACAAGGTTACCGGCATCGCCATGCCGCCCAACGCCGTGGCCATCAGCGCCAATGACACGCGCCAGCTCGTCTCCTGGATACTGTCGCTGAAATAA
- the exaC gene encoding acetaldehyde dehydrogenase ExaC, producing the protein MIYAAPGAAGAKIAYKAQYNNFIGGQWVAPTKGEYFDVITPTTGKVYTKVARSSAEDIELALDAAHAAADAWGKTGAAERANVLLKIADRLEANLEVLAYAETVDNGKAIRETLNADIPLTIDHFRYFAGCLRAQEGALSDIDENTVAYHYHEPLGVVGQIIPWNFPILMAAWKLAPAIGAGNCVVLKPAESTPISILILAELIADLLPPGVLNIVNGFGREAGMPLATSKRIAKIAFTGSTTTGRVIAQAAANNLIPATLELGGKSPNIFFADVMDKDDGFLDKAIEGMVLFAFNQGEVCTCPSRALIQESIYDKFMERVLARVAAIKQGNPLDTDCMMGAQASQEQMTKIMSYLDVGKQEGAECLIGGARAVLEGDLAGGYYIQPTLFKGHNKMRIFQEEIFGPVLAVTTFKDEADALAIANDTLYGLGAGVWSRNGNVAYRMGRAIKAGRVWTNCYHAYPAHAAFGGYKESGIGRETHKVMLDHYQQTKNLLVSYSESKLGFF; encoded by the coding sequence ATGATTTATGCAGCTCCCGGCGCCGCTGGTGCCAAGATCGCCTACAAGGCCCAGTACAACAACTTCATCGGCGGCCAGTGGGTTGCCCCGACCAAGGGTGAATACTTCGATGTGATCACCCCGACGACCGGCAAGGTTTACACCAAGGTCGCCCGTTCCTCGGCCGAAGACATCGAGCTGGCGCTTGACGCCGCTCACGCTGCTGCTGATGCCTGGGGCAAGACCGGCGCCGCCGAACGTGCCAACGTGCTGTTGAAGATCGCCGACCGCCTCGAAGCCAACCTCGAAGTGCTGGCTTACGCCGAGACCGTCGATAACGGCAAGGCCATCCGCGAAACACTGAATGCCGACATCCCGCTCACCATCGACCACTTCCGTTATTTTGCCGGCTGCCTGCGCGCTCAGGAAGGCGCTCTCTCCGACATCGACGAAAACACCGTGGCTTACCACTACCACGAGCCGCTCGGCGTCGTCGGCCAGATCATCCCCTGGAACTTCCCGATCCTGATGGCGGCCTGGAAACTGGCCCCGGCCATCGGTGCCGGTAACTGCGTCGTGCTCAAGCCGGCCGAATCGACCCCGATCTCCATCCTGATCCTGGCCGAACTGATCGCCGACCTGCTGCCGCCGGGCGTCCTGAACATCGTCAATGGTTTCGGCCGCGAAGCCGGCATGCCGCTCGCCACCAGCAAGCGCATCGCCAAGATCGCCTTCACCGGCTCGACCACCACCGGCCGCGTGATCGCTCAAGCCGCTGCCAACAACCTGATCCCGGCCACGCTGGAACTGGGTGGCAAGTCGCCGAACATCTTCTTCGCCGACGTCATGGACAAGGATGACGGCTTCCTCGACAAGGCCATCGAAGGCATGGTGCTGTTCGCCTTCAACCAGGGCGAAGTGTGTACCTGCCCGAGCCGTGCCCTGATCCAGGAATCGATCTACGACAAGTTCATGGAACGCGTGTTGGCCCGTGTTGCTGCCATCAAGCAAGGCAACCCGCTCGACACCGACTGCATGATGGGTGCCCAGGCATCGCAAGAGCAGATGACCAAGATCATGTCCTACCTCGACGTGGGCAAGCAGGAAGGCGCTGAATGCCTGATCGGCGGCGCCCGCGCTGTCCTCGAAGGCGACCTGGCCGGCGGTTACTACATCCAGCCGACCCTGTTCAAGGGCCACAACAAGATGCGCATCTTCCAGGAAGAAATCTTCGGGCCGGTTCTCGCCGTGACCACCTTCAAGGACGAAGCCGACGCTCTGGCCATCGCCAACGACACCCTGTACGGCCTCGGCGCCGGCGTCTGGAGCCGCAACGGCAACGTCGCCTACCGCATGGGTCGCGCCATCAAGGCCGGCCGTGTCTGGACCAACTGCTACCACGCCTACCCGGCGCACGCAGCGTTCGGCGGCTACAAGGAATCCGGCATCGGCCGCGAAACCCACAAGGTCATGCTGGACCACTATCAACAGACGAAGAACCTGCTCGTTTCGTACAGCGAAAGCAAGCTGGGCTTCTTCTAA
- a CDS encoding response regulator — translation MIRIILVDDHAVVRTGYRRLLDAEPGLQVVGEAASADEANALITRLAVDVAVVDLSLRGSSGIEAIRRMLARQPSLKVLVLSMHEGAGHITQALRSGALGYLTKYSEPGDVIDGIRRIATGKRVFSPEIAQVLAEEAVDGDGGLAHLTPREFEVLRMLAHGESANRIASSMHLSPKTVLNYLTLIRQKLNADNDFKLLHLAARHGLVDMQVPLGA, via the coding sequence CGCTGTCGTCCGCACCGGCTATCGCCGCCTGCTCGACGCCGAGCCCGGCCTGCAAGTGGTCGGCGAAGCAGCCAGCGCCGACGAGGCCAATGCGCTGATCACGCGCCTCGCCGTCGACGTCGCCGTGGTCGACCTCAGCCTGCGCGGCAGCAGCGGCATCGAAGCCATCCGCCGCATGCTGGCCCGCCAGCCCAGCCTCAAGGTTCTCGTCCTTTCAATGCACGAAGGCGCCGGCCACATCACCCAGGCCCTGCGCAGCGGCGCGCTCGGCTACCTGACCAAATACAGCGAGCCGGGCGACGTCATCGACGGCATTCGCCGCATCGCCACCGGCAAACGCGTCTTTTCCCCGGAAATCGCCCAAGTGCTGGCCGAAGAAGCGGTCGACGGCGACGGCGGCCTCGCCCACCTGACACCGCGCGAATTCGAAGTGCTGCGCATGCTGGCGCACGGTGAATCGGCCAACCGCATCGCCAGTTCGATGCACCTGAGTCCGAAAACGGTGTTGAATTACCTCACCCTGATCCGGCAGAAACTCAATGCCGACAACGATTTCAAACTGCTGCACCTGGCTGCACGGCATGGGCTGGTCGACATGCAAGTACCGTTGGGCGCCTGA
- a CDS encoding cache domain-containing protein, translating into MSTFSLAVRLAGLLLALGCGVATAGERATPREARALFDQAVKYLQTNGPEKSWSTFSNRKGPFVKKDLYVYVIDRQGTYIANGAAPEALVGMNVLDSVDASGTPLFRHMIAVTDKQTEARIRYVWLNRKTNHVEPKNAWLYRQGDYILGVGYYSPHATAIDAQKLLGEAVAFAIQNGLSKATTAFNDTKGAFVHDDLYVFAVNLDTGKFEAHGVNPAWTGTDARDLHDVEGHALIQEMIDLARSKGTGVVDYVWRNPVTNAVERKRTFIQRVDNSLLGVGYYLD; encoded by the coding sequence ATGAGCACTTTCTCCCTCGCCGTCCGCCTGGCCGGCCTCCTGCTGGCCCTGGGCTGCGGCGTCGCAACGGCCGGCGAGCGCGCCACCCCGCGCGAAGCCCGCGCCTTGTTCGACCAAGCGGTGAAATACCTGCAGACCAACGGCCCCGAGAAATCATGGTCGACCTTCAGCAATCGCAAAGGGCCGTTCGTCAAGAAAGACCTCTACGTTTACGTCATCGACCGGCAAGGCACCTACATCGCCAACGGCGCGGCACCGGAGGCGCTGGTCGGCATGAATGTGCTCGACAGCGTCGATGCCTCGGGCACTCCCCTCTTCCGGCACATGATCGCCGTCACCGACAAGCAGACCGAGGCGCGTATCCGCTACGTCTGGCTCAATCGCAAAACCAATCACGTCGAGCCCAAGAACGCCTGGCTGTACCGTCAAGGCGACTACATCCTCGGCGTTGGCTACTACTCGCCGCACGCCACGGCGATCGATGCCCAGAAGTTGCTCGGCGAGGCCGTCGCTTTCGCCATCCAGAACGGCTTGAGCAAGGCCACAACGGCTTTCAACGACACCAAGGGTGCCTTCGTGCATGACGACCTCTACGTCTTCGCGGTCAATCTCGACACCGGAAAGTTTGAAGCGCACGGCGTGAACCCGGCGTGGACCGGCACCGACGCGCGCGATCTCCACGATGTCGAAGGCCACGCCCTGATTCAGGAAATGATCGATCTGGCGAGAAGCAAGGGCACCGGTGTCGTCGACTACGTCTGGCGCAATCCGGTTACCAATGCCGTCGAGCGCAAGCGCACCTTTATCCAGCGCGTCGACAACAGCCTGCTCGGGGTTGGTTACTACCTCGACTGA
- a CDS encoding cache domain-containing protein: MFAPLNRLSIRNRIWGIVAIFIGSILLTSALDVTTLRDTLHQEKEDSIRQLVESAHAVLAHYQELERTGSLSREAAQAAAMATIKGLRYNGKDYFWINDNQIPSRMIMHPISPELDGQLLQDDKYNCVTSMRNSTEGPFVRTDGKKNLLQAFAELVAQTGQGYVTYPWYKVNPDGKSTPGRFPKLSYVKGFAPWGWTIGSGIYIDDIDTTIQTRAIQHLVLLLAITTTLLLLASLIARSITVPLKATMRAMHDIARGDAGLKQRLAVDGGSEIAELAGNFNEMLDHIEARDEALLKHQEGLEQEVSRRTASLREANLKLDAELVERRRIEKIINESKNRMHGLLDATDEAVLLLAPDATVLEINTFAARRFGKTPQQMIRTNFLDHMPPELAKTRGAMMQAAVDSGEVIRFQDQRGSTWFDNNLYPVKDDNGVVESVAVYAKDVSEQMRIKMDEELFLQLGTVLMRWGVDSRAIAQIFCDGILPIFNLEAACIAVTDREGKLSLAAASGSVTDAGIEHVASDDGDASAYLPLAEVMTSGQHQVISLADESRQLCKTSPQAPAANSAVLLPLKIHGDPWGVLALYGKEADQFEDSLLQQRLLSTANRLVSTLESALRQERLALFDLALAEIGNAVMITDAAGKIIWVNRSFTVLSGYTNVELLGQPPHLFNSGTQDAVFYRHFWQSISAGKTWRGDIVNRRKDGSLYTANQMVTPLFNAKGEISHYIAVLEDISERKRQEVELKQNYEHLKTLNEQLENAQNQLLQSEKMASIGQLAAGVAHEINNPIGFVNSNLGTLKTYVDELLEVIRAYGAADPILAEHPEINANIASIKAQADLDFMGEDIHSLLKESREGISRVTRIVQDLKDFSRIDSMDWAVANLEQGLDSTLNIVTNEIKFKADIVKEYAGIPGIECLGSQLNQVFMNLLVNAAQAIETHGTITLRTGTTNDAVWVEIADTGRGIPPENLKRIFDPFFTTKAVGKGTGLGLSLAYSIVQKHHGKLEVRSEVGVGSCFRVEIPRRQPEPGEAKALAT, encoded by the coding sequence ATGTTTGCGCCATTGAATCGCCTCAGCATCCGCAATCGGATCTGGGGCATTGTTGCCATTTTCATCGGCAGCATCCTGCTGACCAGCGCCCTCGATGTCACCACTCTCAGGGATACCCTGCACCAGGAAAAGGAAGACAGCATCCGGCAACTGGTCGAAAGCGCCCATGCCGTCCTGGCCCATTATCAGGAACTCGAACGAACCGGCAGCCTGAGCCGGGAAGCCGCCCAGGCTGCGGCCATGGCCACGATCAAGGGGCTGCGCTACAACGGCAAGGACTATTTCTGGATCAACGATAACCAGATTCCATCGCGCATGATCATGCATCCGATTTCGCCGGAGCTCGACGGGCAACTGCTGCAGGACGACAAATACAACTGCGTCACCAGCATGCGGAATAGTACGGAAGGGCCATTTGTTCGGACCGACGGCAAGAAAAACCTGCTGCAGGCTTTCGCCGAACTGGTCGCACAAACTGGGCAAGGCTACGTCACCTACCCGTGGTACAAGGTCAATCCGGACGGCAAAAGCACACCGGGCAGATTCCCCAAGCTTTCCTATGTCAAAGGTTTTGCTCCCTGGGGCTGGACTATCGGTTCCGGGATCTACATCGACGACATCGATACCACAATCCAGACTCGGGCCATCCAGCACCTCGTGCTGCTGCTCGCGATTACCACCACCTTGCTGCTCCTGGCCAGCCTGATCGCCCGCAGCATCACCGTTCCGCTGAAAGCCACGATGCGCGCCATGCATGACATCGCCCGGGGCGACGCCGGACTCAAGCAACGCCTCGCCGTCGATGGCGGTAGTGAAATCGCCGAACTGGCCGGCAATTTCAACGAAATGCTTGATCACATCGAGGCCCGCGACGAGGCGCTACTCAAGCACCAGGAAGGCCTCGAGCAAGAAGTTTCGCGGCGGACGGCCAGCCTGCGCGAAGCGAACCTGAAACTGGATGCAGAACTGGTCGAGCGCCGGCGGATCGAAAAGATCATCAACGAGAGCAAGAACCGCATGCACGGCCTGCTCGACGCCACCGACGAAGCTGTGCTGCTGCTGGCACCGGATGCCACGGTTCTCGAGATCAATACCTTCGCTGCCCGCCGCTTCGGAAAAACGCCGCAGCAGATGATCAGGACAAACTTTCTTGACCACATGCCGCCCGAGTTGGCCAAAACCCGCGGTGCCATGATGCAAGCTGCCGTCGATAGCGGGGAAGTCATCCGTTTCCAGGATCAGCGCGGTTCGACCTGGTTTGACAACAACCTCTATCCGGTCAAGGACGACAACGGTGTCGTCGAAAGCGTTGCCGTCTATGCCAAGGACGTTTCCGAGCAAATGCGCATCAAGATGGACGAGGAACTGTTCCTGCAACTGGGCACGGTACTCATGCGCTGGGGCGTCGATTCGCGGGCCATCGCGCAAATTTTCTGCGATGGCATCCTGCCTATTTTCAATCTCGAGGCTGCCTGCATTGCGGTTACCGACCGCGAGGGCAAGCTTTCCCTGGCCGCCGCATCAGGGAGCGTGACTGACGCCGGCATCGAGCATGTCGCCAGCGACGACGGTGATGCCTCGGCCTATCTGCCACTGGCTGAGGTCATGACCAGCGGCCAGCATCAGGTAATTTCTCTCGCTGACGAGAGCCGCCAACTCTGCAAGACGAGCCCGCAGGCACCCGCCGCCAACAGCGCCGTTCTGCTGCCCCTGAAAATCCATGGCGACCCCTGGGGCGTTCTCGCGCTATACGGCAAGGAAGCCGATCAATTCGAAGACAGCCTGCTCCAGCAACGCCTGCTGTCCACTGCCAACCGCCTGGTCAGCACGCTGGAATCCGCCCTGCGCCAAGAGAGGCTCGCCCTCTTCGACCTCGCCCTGGCCGAAATCGGCAATGCGGTGATGATCACCGATGCTGCCGGCAAGATCATCTGGGTCAATCGCTCCTTTACCGTGCTTTCCGGCTATACCAACGTGGAATTGCTTGGCCAGCCACCCCACCTGTTCAACTCCGGGACGCAGGATGCGGTGTTCTACCGGCACTTCTGGCAAAGCATCTCGGCCGGCAAAACCTGGCGCGGCGACATCGTCAACCGGCGCAAGGACGGCAGCCTGTACACGGCCAACCAGATGGTCACGCCACTATTCAACGCCAAAGGGGAAATCAGTCACTACATCGCCGTGCTCGAGGACATCAGTGAACGCAAGCGCCAGGAAGTCGAACTGAAGCAAAACTACGAACATCTGAAGACCCTGAACGAACAGCTGGAAAATGCCCAGAACCAGCTACTGCAATCGGAAAAGATGGCCTCGATCGGACAATTGGCGGCCGGCGTCGCCCACGAGATCAACAACCCGATCGGCTTCGTGAACTCCAATCTGGGCACCCTGAAAACCTATGTCGATGAACTGCTCGAGGTCATCCGGGCCTATGGTGCAGCCGACCCGATACTCGCCGAACACCCTGAAATCAACGCCAATATCGCCAGCATCAAGGCACAGGCCGACCTGGATTTCATGGGAGAGGATATCCATAGCCTGCTCAAGGAGTCGCGCGAAGGGATCAGCCGGGTCACCCGGATCGTCCAGGATCTCAAGGACTTCTCGCGGATCGACAGCATGGACTGGGCCGTGGCCAATCTGGAGCAAGGTCTGGACAGCACGCTGAACATCGTCACCAACGAAATCAAGTTCAAGGCTGATATCGTCAAGGAATACGCCGGCATCCCCGGCATCGAATGTCTCGGCTCGCAGTTGAACCAGGTATTCATGAACCTGCTGGTCAATGCGGCCCAGGCCATCGAAACGCACGGCACCATCACCCTTCGCACCGGCACCACGAACGATGCGGTCTGGGTCGAAATCGCCGATACCGGCCGGGGCATCCCGCCCGAAAACCTCAAACGCATCTTCGACCCCTTCTTCACTACCAAGGCCGTCGGCAAGGGCACGGGCCTTGGCCTTTCACTGGCCTACAGCATCGTCCAGAAACACCACGGCAAACTCGAAGTGCGTAGCGAAGTCGGCGTCGGCAGCTGCTTCCGTGTCGAGATTCCGCGGCGACAACCGGAGCCCGGCGAGGCAAAAGCACTCGCGACATAA